In one window of Acanthochromis polyacanthus isolate Apoly-LR-REF ecotype Palm Island chromosome 8, KAUST_Apoly_ChrSc, whole genome shotgun sequence DNA:
- the LOC127535104 gene encoding uncharacterized protein LOC127535104 isoform X2 produces the protein MFYWCSSCPSPCSTGVPPVLHHVLLVFLLSFTMFYWCSSCPLPCSTGVPPVLHHVLQVFLLSFTMFYRCSSCPSPCSTGVPPVLHHVLQVFLLSFTMFYWCSSCPSPCSTGVPPVLHHVLLVFLLSFTMFYWCSSCPSPCSTGVPPVLHHVLLVFLLSFMFYWCSSCPSCSTGVPPVLHVLLVFLLSFMFYWCSSCPLPCSTGVPPVLHVLLVFLLSFTMFYWCSSCPSCSTGVPPVLYHVLLVFLLSFMFYWCSSCPSCSTGVPPVLHVLLVFLLSFTMFYWCSSCPSPCSTGVPPVLHVLQVFLLSFMFYWCSSCPSCSTGVPPVLHVLLVFLLSFTMFYWCSSCPSPCSTGVPPVLYHVLLVFLLSFTMFYWCSSCPSPCSPGVPPVLYHVLLVFLLSFTMFYWCSSCPLPCSTGVPPVLHHVLQVFLLSFMFYWCSSCPSCSTGVPPVLHVLLVFLLSFTMFYWCSSCPLPCSTGVPPVLHHVLLVFLLSFTMFSWCSSCPLPCSTGVPPVLHHVLLVFLLSFMFYWCSSCPSCSTGVPPVLHVLQVFLLSFMFYWCSSCPSCSTGVPPVLHVLLVFLLSFMFYWCSSCPSPCSTGVPPVLYHVLLVFPQFFMFYLDVFCNFHVLGLYLL, from the exons atgttctactggtgttcctcctgtccttcaccatgttctactggtgttcctcctgtccttcaccatgttctactggtgttcctcctgtcctttaccatgttctactggtgttcctcctgtcctttaccatgttctactggtgttcctcctgtccttcaccatgttctacag gtgttcctcctgtccttcaccatgttctacaggtgttcctcctgtccttcaccatgttctacaggtgttcctcctgtccttcaccatgttctacaggtgttcctcctgtccttcaccatgttctactggtgttcctcctgtccttcaccatgttctactggtgttcctcctgtccttcaccatgttctactggtgttcctcctgtcctttaccatgttctactggtgttcctcctgtccttcaccatgttctactg gtgttcctcctgtccttcaccatgttctcctggtgttcctcctgtccttcatgttctactg gtgttcctcctgtccttcatgttctactggtgttcctcctgtccttcatgttctactggtgttcctcctgtccttcatgttctactggtgttcctcctgtcctttaccatgttctactggtgttcctcctgtccttcatgttctactggtgttcctcctgtccttcaccatgttctactg gtgttcctcctgtccttcatgttctacaggtgttcctcctgtcctttaccatgttctactggtgttcctcctgtccttcatgttctactggtgttcctcctgtccttcatgttctactggtgttcctcctgtccttcatgttctactggtgttcctcctgtccttcaccatgttctactggtgttcctcctgtccttcaccatgttctactggtgttcctcctgtccttcatgttctacag gtgttcctcctgtccttcatgttctactggtgttcctcctgtccttcatgttctactggtgttcctcctgtccttcatgttctactggtgttcctcctgtccttcaccatgttctactggtgttcctcctgtccttcaccatgttctacaggtgttcctcctgtcctttaccatgttctactggtgttcctcctgtccttcaccatgttctactggtgttcctcctgtccttcaccatgttctcctggtgttcctcctgtcctttaccatgttctactggtgttcctcctgtccttcaccatgttctactggtgttcctcctgtcctttaccatgttctactg gtgttcctcctgtccttcaccatgttctacaggtgttcctcctgtccttcatgttctactggtgttcctcctgtccttcatgttctactggtgttcctcctgtccttcatgttctactggtgttcctcctgtccttcaccatgttctactg gtgttcctcctgtcctttaccatgttctactggtgttcctcctgtccttcaccatgttctactggtgttcctcctgtccttcaccatgttctcctggtgttcctcctgtcctttaccatgttctactggtgttcctcctgtccttcaccatgttctactg gtgttcctcctgtccttcatgttctactggtgttcctcctgtccttcatgttctactggtgttcctcctgtccttcatgttctacaggtgttcctcctgtccttcatgttctactggtgttcctcctgtccttcatgttctactggtgttcctcctgtccttcatgttctactggtgttcctcctgtccttcatgttctactggtgttcctcctgtccttcaccatgttctacag gtgttcctcctgtcctttaccatgttctactggtgttccccCAGTTCTTCATGTTCTACTtggatgttttttgtaattttcatgtTCTGGGTCTTTATTTACTCTGA
- the LOC127535104 gene encoding uncharacterized protein LOC127535104 isoform X14: MFYWCSSCPSPCSTGVPPVLHHVLLVFLLSFTMFYWCSSCPLPCSTGVPPVLYHVLLVFLLSFTMFYWCSSCPSCSTGVPPVLHHVLQVFLLSFTMFYRCSSCPSPCSTGVPPVLHHVLLVFLLSFMFYWCSSCPSCSTGVPPVLHVLLVFLLSFMFYWCSSCPSCSTGVPPVLYHVLLVFLLSFMFYWCSSCPSCSTGVPPVLHVLLVFLLSFTMFYWCSSCPSPCSTGVPPVLHVLQVFLLSFMFYWCSSCPSCSTGVPPVLHVLLVFLLSFTMFYWCSSCPSPCSTGVPPVLYHVLLVFLLSFTMFYWCSSCPSPCSPGVPPVLYHVLLVFLLSFTMFYWCSSCPLPCSTGVPPVLHHVLQVFLLSFMFYWCSSCPSCSTGVPPVLHVLLVFLLSFTMFYWCSSCPLPCSTGVPPVLHHVLLVFLLSFTMFSWCSSCPLPCSTGVPPVLHHVLLVFLLSFMFYWCSSCPSCSTGVPPVLHVLQVFLLSFMFYWCSSCPSCSTGVPPVLHVLLVFLLSFMFYWCSSCPSPCSTGVPPVLYHVLLVFPQFFMFYLDVFCNFHVLGLYLL; encoded by the exons atgttctactggtgttcctcctgtccttcaccatgttctactggtgttcctcctgtccttcaccatgttctactggtgttcctcctgtccttcaccatgttctactggtgttcctcctgtcctttaccatgttctactggtgttcctcctgtcctttaccatgttctactg gtgttcctcctgtcctttaccatgttctactggtgttcctcctgtccttcatgttctactggtgttcctcctgtccttcaccatgttctacaggtgttcctcctgtccttcaccatgttctacaggtgttcctcctgtccttcaccatgttctacag gtgttcctcctgtccttcaccatgttctcctggtgttcctcctgtccttcatgttctactggtgttcctcctgtccttcatgttctactg gtgttcctcctgtccttcatgttctactggtgttcctcctgtccttcatgttctactggtgttcctcctgtccttcatgttctactg gtgttcctcctgtcctttaccatgttctactggtgttcctcctgtccttcatgttctactggtgttcctcctgtccttcatgttctactggtgttcctcctgtccttcatgttctactggtgttcctcctgtccttcaccatgttctactggtgttcctcctgtccttcaccatgttctactggtgttcctcctgtccttcatgttctacag gtgttcctcctgtccttcatgttctactggtgttcctcctgtccttcatgttctactggtgttcctcctgtccttcatgttctactggtgttcctcctgtccttcaccatgttctactggtgttcctcctgtccttcaccatgttctacaggtgttcctcctgtcctttaccatgttctactggtgttcctcctgtccttcaccatgttctactggtgttcctcctgtccttcaccatgttctcctggtgttcctcctgtcctttaccatgttctactggtgttcctcctgtccttcaccatgttctactggtgttcctcctgtcctttaccatgttctactg gtgttcctcctgtccttcaccatgttctacaggtgttcctcctgtccttcatgttctactggtgttcctcctgtccttcatgttctactggtgttcctcctgtccttcatgttctactggtgttcctcctgtccttcaccatgttctactg gtgttcctcctgtcctttaccatgttctactggtgttcctcctgtccttcaccatgttctactggtgttcctcctgtccttcaccatgttctcctggtgttcctcctgtcctttaccatgttctactggtgttcctcctgtccttcaccatgttctactg gtgttcctcctgtccttcatgttctactggtgttcctcctgtccttcatgttctactggtgttcctcctgtccttcatgttctacaggtgttcctcctgtccttcatgttctactggtgttcctcctgtccttcatgttctactggtgttcctcctgtccttcatgttctactggtgttcctcctgtccttcatgttctactggtgttcctcctgtccttcaccatgttctacag gtgttcctcctgtcctttaccatgttctactggtgttccccCAGTTCTTCATGTTCTACTtggatgttttttgtaattttcatgtTCTGGGTCTTTATTTACTCTGA
- the LOC127535104 gene encoding uncharacterized protein LOC127535104 isoform X4, with the protein MFYWCSSCPSPCSTGVPPVLHHVLLVFLLSFTMFYWCSSCPLPCSTGVPPVLYHVLLVFLLSFTMFYWCSSCPSCSTGVPPVLHHVLQVFLLSFTMFYRCSSCPSPCSTGVPPVLHHVLQVFLLSFTMFYRCSSCPSPCSPGVPPVLHVLLVFLLSFMFYWCSSCPSCSTGVPPVLHVLLVFLLSFMFYWCSSCPLPCSTGVPPVLHVLLVFLLSFTMFYWCSSCPSCSTGVPPVLYHVLLVFLLSFMFYWCSSCPSCSTGVPPVLHVLLVFLLSFTMFYWCSSCPSPCSTGVPPVLHVLQVFLLSFMFYWCSSCPSCSTGVPPVLHVLLVFLLSFTMFYWCSSCPSPCSTGVPPVLYHVLLVFLLSFTMFYWCSSCPSPCSPGVPPVLYHVLLVFLLSFTMFYWCSSCPLPCSTGVPPVLHHVLQVFLLSFMFYWCSSCPSCSTGVPPVLHVLLVFLLSFTMFYWCSSCPLPCSTGVPPVLHHVLLVFLLSFTMFSWCSSCPLPCSTGVPPVLHHVLLVFLLSFMFYWCSSCPSCSTGVPPVLHVLQVFLLSFMFYWCSSCPSCSTGVPPVLHVLLVFLLSFMFYWCSSCPSPCSTGVPPVLYHVLLVFPQFFMFYLDVFCNFHVLGLYLL; encoded by the exons atgttctactggtgttcctcctgtccttcaccatgttctactggtgttcctcctgtccttcaccatgttctactggtgttcctcctgtccttcaccatgttctactggtgttcctcctgtcctttaccatgttctactggtgttcctcctgtcctttaccatgttctactg gtgttcctcctgtcctttaccatgttctactggtgttcctcctgtccttcatgttctactggtgttcctcctgtccttcaccatgttctacaggtgttcctcctgtccttcaccatgttctacaggtgttcctcctgtccttcaccatgttctacaggtgttcctcctgtccttcaccatgttctacaggtgttcctcctgtccttcaccatgttctacag gtgttcctcctgtccttcaccatgttctcctggtgttcctcctgtccttcatgttctactggtgttcctcctgtccttcatgttctactg gtgttcctcctgtccttcatgttctactggtgttcctcctgtccttcatgttctactggtgttcctcctgtccttcatgttctactggtgttcctcctgtcctttaccatgttctactggtgttcctcctgtccttcatgttctactggtgttcctcctgtccttcaccatgttctactg gtgttcctcctgtccttcatgttctacaggtgttcctcctgtcctttaccatgttctactggtgttcctcctgtccttcatgttctactggtgttcctcctgtccttcatgttctactggtgttcctcctgtccttcatgttctactggtgttcctcctgtccttcaccatgttctactggtgttcctcctgtccttcaccatgttctactggtgttcctcctgtccttcatgttctacag gtgttcctcctgtccttcatgttctactggtgttcctcctgtccttcatgttctactggtgttcctcctgtccttcatgttctactggtgttcctcctgtccttcaccatgttctactggtgttcctcctgtccttcaccatgttctacaggtgttcctcctgtcctttaccatgttctactggtgttcctcctgtccttcaccatgttctactggtgttcctcctgtccttcaccatgttctcctggtgttcctcctgtcctttaccatgttctactggtgttcctcctgtccttcaccatgttctactggtgttcctcctgtcctttaccatgttctactg gtgttcctcctgtccttcaccatgttctacaggtgttcctcctgtccttcatgttctactggtgttcctcctgtccttcatgttctactggtgttcctcctgtccttcatgttctactggtgttcctcctgtccttcaccatgttctactg gtgttcctcctgtcctttaccatgttctactggtgttcctcctgtccttcaccatgttctactggtgttcctcctgtccttcaccatgttctcctggtgttcctcctgtcctttaccatgttctactggtgttcctcctgtccttcaccatgttctactg gtgttcctcctgtccttcatgttctactggtgttcctcctgtccttcatgttctactggtgttcctcctgtccttcatgttctacaggtgttcctcctgtccttcatgttctactggtgttcctcctgtccttcatgttctactggtgttcctcctgtccttcatgttctactggtgttcctcctgtccttcatgttctactggtgttcctcctgtccttcaccatgttctacag gtgttcctcctgtcctttaccatgttctactggtgttccccCAGTTCTTCATGTTCTACTtggatgttttttgtaattttcatgtTCTGGGTCTTTATTTACTCTGA
- the LOC127535104 gene encoding uncharacterized protein LOC127535104 isoform X16: MFYWCSSCPSPCSTGVPPVLHHVLLVFLLSFTMFYWCSSCPLPCSTGVPPVLHVLLVFLLSFTMFYRCSSCPSPCSTGVPPVLHHVLLVFLLSFMFYWCSSCPSCSTGVPPVLHVLLVFLLSFMFYWCSSCPLPCSTGVPPVLHVLLVFLLSFTMFYWCSSCPSCSTGVPPVLYHVLLVFLLSFMFYWCSSCPSCSTGVPPVLHVLLVFLLSFTMFYWCSSCPSPCSTGVPPVLHVLQVFLLSFMFYWCSSCPSCSTGVPPVLHVLLVFLLSFTMFYWCSSCPSPCSTGVPPVLYHVLLVFLLSFTMFYWCSSCPSPCSPGVPPVLYHVLLVFLLSFTMFYWCSSCPLPCSTGVPPVLHHVLQVFLLSFMFYWCSSCPSCSTGVPPVLHVLLVFLLSFTMFYWCSSCPLPCSTGVPPVLHHVLLVFLLSFTMFSWCSSCPLPCSTGVPPVLHHVLLVFLLSFMFYWCSSCPSCSTGVPPVLHVLQVFLLSFMFYWCSSCPSCSTGVPPVLHVLLVFLLSFMFYWCSSCPSPCSTGVPPVLYHVLLVFPQFFMFYLDVFCNFHVLGLYLL; encoded by the exons atgttctactggtgttcctcctgtccttcaccatgttctactggtgttcctcctgtccttcaccatgttctactggtgttcctcctgtcctttaccatgttctactg gtgttcctcctgtcctttaccatgttctactggtgttcctcctgtccttcatgttctactggtgttcctcctgtccttcaccatgttctacaggtgttcctcctgtccttcaccatgttctacag gtgttcctcctgtccttcaccatgttctcctggtgttcctcctgtccttcatgttctactg gtgttcctcctgtccttcatgttctactggtgttcctcctgtccttcatgttctactggtgttcctcctgtccttcatgttctactggtgttcctcctgtcctttaccatgttctactggtgttcctcctgtccttcatgttctactggtgttcctcctgtccttcaccatgttctactg gtgttcctcctgtccttcatgttctacaggtgttcctcctgtcctttaccatgttctactggtgttcctcctgtccttcatgttctactggtgttcctcctgtccttcatgttctactggtgttcctcctgtccttcatgttctactggtgttcctcctgtccttcaccatgttctactggtgttcctcctgtccttcaccatgttctactggtgttcctcctgtccttcatgttctacag gtgttcctcctgtccttcatgttctactggtgttcctcctgtccttcatgttctactggtgttcctcctgtccttcatgttctactggtgttcctcctgtccttcaccatgttctactggtgttcctcctgtccttcaccatgttctacaggtgttcctcctgtcctttaccatgttctactggtgttcctcctgtccttcaccatgttctactggtgttcctcctgtccttcaccatgttctcctggtgttcctcctgtcctttaccatgttctactggtgttcctcctgtccttcaccatgttctactggtgttcctcctgtcctttaccatgttctactg gtgttcctcctgtccttcaccatgttctacaggtgttcctcctgtccttcatgttctactggtgttcctcctgtccttcatgttctactggtgttcctcctgtccttcatgttctactggtgttcctcctgtccttcaccatgttctactg gtgttcctcctgtcctttaccatgttctactggtgttcctcctgtccttcaccatgttctactggtgttcctcctgtccttcaccatgttctcctggtgttcctcctgtcctttaccatgttctactggtgttcctcctgtccttcaccatgttctactg gtgttcctcctgtccttcatgttctactggtgttcctcctgtccttcatgttctactggtgttcctcctgtccttcatgttctacaggtgttcctcctgtccttcatgttctactggtgttcctcctgtccttcatgttctactggtgttcctcctgtccttcatgttctactggtgttcctcctgtccttcatgttctactggtgttcctcctgtccttcaccatgttctacag gtgttcctcctgtcctttaccatgttctactggtgttccccCAGTTCTTCATGTTCTACTtggatgttttttgtaattttcatgtTCTGGGTCTTTATTTACTCTGA
- the LOC127535104 gene encoding uncharacterized protein LOC127535104 isoform X10: protein MFYWCSSCPSPCSTGVPPVLHHVLLVFLLSFTMFYWCSSCPLPCSTGVPPVLYHVLLVFLLSFMFYWCSSCPSPCSTGVPPVLHHVLQVFLLSFTMFYRCSSCPSPCSPGVPPVLHVLLVFLLSFMFYWCSSCPSCSTGVPPVLHVLLVFLLSFMFYWCSSCPLPCSTGVPPVLHVLLVFLLSFTMFYWCSSCPSCSTGVPPVLYHVLLVFLLSFMFYWCSSCPSCSTGVPPVLHVLLVFLLSFTMFYWCSSCPSPCSTGVPPVLHVLQVFLLSFMFYWCSSCPSCSTGVPPVLHVLLVFLLSFTMFYWCSSCPSPCSTGVPPVLYHVLLVFLLSFTMFYWCSSCPSPCSPGVPPVLYHVLLVFLLSFTMFYWCSSCPLPCSTGVPPVLHHVLQVFLLSFMFYWCSSCPSCSTGVPPVLHVLLVFLLSFTMFYWCSSCPLPCSTGVPPVLHHVLLVFLLSFTMFSWCSSCPLPCSTGVPPVLHHVLLVFLLSFMFYWCSSCPSCSTGVPPVLHVLQVFLLSFMFYWCSSCPSCSTGVPPVLHVLLVFLLSFMFYWCSSCPSPCSTGVPPVLYHVLLVFPQFFMFYLDVFCNFHVLGLYLL from the exons atgttctactggtgttcctcctgtccttcaccatgttctactggtgttcctcctgtccttcaccatgttctactggtgttcctcctgtcctttaccatgttctactggtgttcctcctgtcctttaccatgttctactg gtgttcctcctgtcctttaccatgttctactggtgttcctcctgtccttcatgttctactggtgttcctcctgtccttcaccatgttctacaggtgttcctcctgtccttcaccatgttctacaggtgttcctcctgtccttcaccatgttctacag gtgttcctcctgtccttcaccatgttctcctggtgttcctcctgtccttcatgttctactggtgttcctcctgtccttcatgttctactg gtgttcctcctgtccttcatgttctactggtgttcctcctgtccttcatgttctactggtgttcctcctgtccttcatgttctactggtgttcctcctgtcctttaccatgttctactggtgttcctcctgtccttcatgttctactggtgttcctcctgtccttcaccatgttctactg gtgttcctcctgtccttcatgttctacaggtgttcctcctgtcctttaccatgttctactggtgttcctcctgtccttcatgttctactggtgttcctcctgtccttcatgttctactggtgttcctcctgtccttcatgttctactggtgttcctcctgtccttcaccatgttctactggtgttcctcctgtccttcaccatgttctactggtgttcctcctgtccttcatgttctacag gtgttcctcctgtccttcatgttctactggtgttcctcctgtccttcatgttctactggtgttcctcctgtccttcatgttctactggtgttcctcctgtccttcaccatgttctactggtgttcctcctgtccttcaccatgttctacaggtgttcctcctgtcctttaccatgttctactggtgttcctcctgtccttcaccatgttctactggtgttcctcctgtccttcaccatgttctcctggtgttcctcctgtcctttaccatgttctactggtgttcctcctgtccttcaccatgttctactggtgttcctcctgtcctttaccatgttctactg gtgttcctcctgtccttcaccatgttctacaggtgttcctcctgtccttcatgttctactggtgttcctcctgtccttcatgttctactggtgttcctcctgtccttcatgttctactggtgttcctcctgtccttcaccatgttctactg gtgttcctcctgtcctttaccatgttctactggtgttcctcctgtccttcaccatgttctactggtgttcctcctgtccttcaccatgttctcctggtgttcctcctgtcctttaccatgttctactggtgttcctcctgtccttcaccatgttctactg gtgttcctcctgtccttcatgttctactggtgttcctcctgtccttcatgttctactggtgttcctcctgtccttcatgttctacaggtgttcctcctgtccttcatgttctactggtgttcctcctgtccttcatgttctactggtgttcctcctgtccttcatgttctactggtgttcctcctgtccttcatgttctactggtgttcctcctgtccttcaccatgttctacag gtgttcctcctgtcctttaccatgttctactggtgttccccCAGTTCTTCATGTTCTACTtggatgttttttgtaattttcatgtTCTGGGTCTTTATTTACTCTGA